The Phragmites australis chromosome 1, lpPhrAust1.1, whole genome shotgun sequence genomic interval ATTATGATAAATTGCTTACCCTTCATCTTTCACGACCAAACCGGACAAACCAAGGACAATCAAGTGCTCTATGTGAGGCTTGTGATCCAGTTAGGGTTGTTCTATATGAAGGCCATGAGCTCCTAGTGTGTCCTGGAAGTGGAAGTCCATCAAGGGAGGATGTGTGAGGAGTCACGTTATAATTTGCTCTGTCATGATGGTGGTCGGAtgctgagcatatcatgtggaAAAATTGCacacctctgcagagtgttaatctattcgaatagtcgtgtccgCGGTTATAGACATGCAAAGCTTGGTCACACTTGATTAGATTTGGGGTGTGAGTAATCCTTGATCGGTGAGTGTGTTGGCCATGAGCCTATATTTTGGTGTATAAAAATGATGGTTGTGAGACGTGGATTGGTTGATATTGTGTCCACCAGCTTAGATATGGAACTGTGTGGAATGGAATAATTTCTACCTAGATACCACACTTAATCAATTGTATTAAAATCCGCTTTATGCTTAAAGTTATGCTTAAGACTCTAATCCTTGAGTAGTATTAACCCTTAAGTATTTATCAACTTCTTGAATAGTATTAGGAGTTGCTGAGTGCCTTTcgtatttattattttttgttgattaaataaggagcatgagtACAACTTTGCTGAAGATGGAGAAGATCAGTAGAGGTCTAAGGCGGGGCTGCACCCACACCAAGTTGTTTGTAGCATTGTGTCTTTAAGTTAGTTTATATTGTCTTTTGTTTGGCCAGTCGGTCATCGATGTAATGAATCCTATTGATTAATACATCTGTATTAGGTAGATTTTTATGTCGTAATATCATTCGATATATGATTGTGATACTATTTCTATTGTAACTATGTGTATTAGTTACTGATCAAGAACTGATACATGAGACACAAAGAATCTTAGGTTAGGGTCCTACGAACCATATATCATGTTGTCTTTATTAATCTTAGGAAACGGCAGTTGCAATGGGATTTGTCTAGATCTAGTCTTGGATCTTGGCAAGTTCTATCATGTTTTAAATTCTGAAGTTATTGTTGGATAAATCTAACCGTGATTTGAATCTGATGTAGATCTCAATAAATTATTTCTACTTCTATCTGACTATACTTGCTTCGTATTGCCTGTCCAGTTTCTAACTTGTCTTGGTCCAATCCTCTTAGACGTACcccatcattttcttgtataccCAGGTTAGAAAATATGTCATACTTGGAGTCTGTAAATGTAACATTTTCGGATTATATTGTTTCCAGTATATAGAGAATTTCTTCCTAATTcgagaattattttcatataaaacaTGATAAACTGTCTAAAATCGAACTAAGGATATCTAATCAGCACATGTTTCCGAAAATCTTGATAATTCCTTCCTAATCAGTATATGTCTTATTCATCTAATTGATGTTATGAACTCGTATTTCTAGTAAATCTTTTAATCATCGAATTCTCGTTATCTAGTACGTTGATTCTATGAAACTAAGATACACCTCACTGCTCCACAGATATGGTAGGATCCTACAATGCGTATCCCGGATGCTACCTTGTCTCCGCGCTGCATTGACCCCACGCCCGACGGCCCCACTTGTCTGTCGTGCCGCCGAACGCCCGTCGCTGCTGGGGCCGGCCACCCAACCACCCCACCGCATGTCACGCCGCTACGCGCGACCCGTCCCCTCCGTGTTCGCATGCGCACGCCGCTCGTAATTTCTTTCCGCCGCGAGTCGCGGCACCTGCACGTGGCCTGCGCGCGCGCGTCCGCGACCGCAGCGCCTGCCAACTTCCAAACGCACTTTCCCCACTCCTGTCTGGTCAATTGGCCATCTTCTCTGCTCTCTCGCCTGCGGCGTTCCGCGTTCGCTCCTCGCGCTACTGCACACTGACCCCCCCGTGCGGCGCTGCCATCCGCCGGCGCGCATCAGAACCGTCCTCCTGCGGTCCTGCCCTTCCATTCTCCGCCTCTGCGCATCGCATGGACTCCTGCTGTTGCCAGCCGCCCCCATCGCCTCCAACCGAGGGCTTGCCTAACTGACGGATCTCCTTCCTTCCATAGCTCCATTCTACTGTACAAAAGGACGCGACTTCACCAATCCCCGTCTCGTGGcccattccaaagatcacaacCAAGCAGCAATCTTCGTGCCTCCTGTTCCTGCAGAGGCCGGCCTGGAGCCATGGAGTGGGGGGACAAGGCCGGGGCGTCCGCTGCCGCGGCAGCGGACGAGAGGGGCGGAGGAGGGGAAGGGCTCGGGTACGTCAAGGTGATGACCGACGAGCAGATGGAGGTGCTCCGCAAGCAGATCTCCATCTACGCCACCATCTGCGAGCAGCTTGTCGAGATGCACCGCGCCCTCACCGAGCACCAGGACTCCATTGCAGGTCGATCGGTACTCTTGCAAGCAAACAATTACTAGTACTCTCTAGTTTTTGCTCTTCGTGTTGGTTCTTGTTGGTTGTTCTTGGAGCAATCGGGAGTTTGGATGTGAAAAATCGGGAGATTCCTTTTCGTGCTTCTCGTTGGTACTTGCATTGTGGCTTGTGAGGTTTCTGTTTACTCTTTGTGCAGAAAGGAAACAAAATGTTCGTTTTATGTCATGGCTTGCTTTTAAGTTCATATTTCGTGGCTGCTGCTCTTCTGTTAAATTTATTGTTGGGTACTTCAGTCTATTATTTCCAGTTGGTGAAGACAGTAGTACCTTTTGACTCGGTTCATGTCGCTAGATGCTTAGTTGTGACTACGTCTCGTCTGTTTTACTTTGCTAGCGTTAGAAAATTGCTATGGTAGTACATGGTACGGGGAGAAAGGATTTGGTTCATGACGTGCTGTTTTTGTCACTAGTTGTACTAAGTTCTATTAGGCTTGTTCTTTGCATGACATCCTCATAACTTCTCTTGATAATGGGAATTGTAGTGATCTTCCTCCTGATTAGTGTAATGAACAATTTGAGAATATTGTGTTTGGCCAGTACAGCTGTACAGGCACTGTATATTTTTTCTTAGCGGAAACGGTAAAGGGACTGCATTGCTTGTTGAAACTAGAACTTGCAGGAAAAAGTCCATTTAGTAGAGCTTGTTGAACCGAAGCTGCGAAGCTCACAATCCAGAAGTTTTCTCTTGGTTTGTTTTATTTAAGAAGATTACTTTTTTGTCATTTATGTTGATCTCACAACTTAATTTCCCAAATCTTGTGAAAATTACCGCTGGATTTACTGTACTTTTGGTTCGAGGACTTTATTTTGTGTGTCTTTAATATTGTATTGCGCACAAAGTAAACTGAAATCCATATGAAACACAAGAAAGTACCTGATCACTTTGATGGCTTGCTAGGTACTTGACAATAGATGGGAAGTGTCAATTTGATGCCTTGTAAGGAAGCTGACAATAGGTTCAGTCCACAATAAACACTAGAAGTCCTTTTTATCtacttatttctttttttagttaaagacttaatgtacaaatatttgtttaattgcTCTAGGTCATATTTCGTGGTTACGGGCTTACAGCATGCTTGTTGTTTATGTTAAGATGTAAAATATCTCTGTATACTCACTCTGTATGTTCAATAAATTATTTCCCTTTTCAGTGGGAGCTTTATATTCCTGCCAGTAATTTAATCCAGAATGCAGGTAACTCAAATGCCATAAATGGATATAACAATGAATAGCTACTTAATCATTATTGTCATGTAGGACCAACCAATTACCATTTTGTGCCATTTGCAGCATGATTATTCCACAATATTATGTTGTCCTGTAGAATCTAAGCTTGGCATTCAGGGATCTCGTAACATGTTACTTATCTTTCACTGGGCCAAACACTTCTTTATTATTATGCAATTGCAATACTCATATACCATCACCTATCattcatttaaaatttgccaACTTGTCCATGTTATAACCCTGTAATCGACATAAGCTTACTTCAACTAATTAAATTTCTTCTTCGCAACTTATGCACAATTTTTTTACCTGGTGGTTTATATGACTCCAATGATTCAACCTTATTATGTGATGGCCTTAAAAGAGTTGTACCAGTAACTGGCTCCTGGCCAAGGTCTGGGAAACTTTGGAAGAACTGTTTCGTGGTTTCTACCATTCCAGGAATTGTCCCTCTTTTTAGATGATCTCCAAAACACAGTTTGCTTAATTAGTTTCCATGCCCATTATGaatgttattttttaattatactATTCTATTGTATACGTCGTTGATAGAACAAGTAGTTCTCTTTTCTGGTCAACTGAAGTTTGGTTTCTTCTTCAGGAATGAGGTTTAGCAATCTGTACTGTGATCCTCTAATTGTTCCTGGAGGTCATAAGATCACTGCAAGGCAACGATGGCAACCAACACCAATGCAGCTGCAGATCCTCGAGAGCATATTTGACCAAGGCAATGGAACACCAAGCAAGCAAAGGATAAAGGAGATAACAGCAGAGCTCTCACACCATGGCCAGATCTCAGAGACAAATGTCTACAACTGGTTTCAGAATAGACGGGCACGGTCAAAGCGGAAGCAGGCTGCTTCTTTACCAAATAATGCTGAATCTGAAGCTGAGGTGGATGAGGAGTCCCTAACCGACAAGAAGCCGAAGTCAGATAGGCCACTCCACCAGAGCAAGGCTATCAGTGGTCACGATGCTGACGGGATCTCAGAGATGCACCACTTTGACACGGAGCATGATCAAATCGGTGGCATGATGTATGGATCTAATGGCAACGGCTTGAGATCATCTGGCAGCTCAGGCCAGATGCCCTTCTACGAGAACATTATGTCGAATCCAAGTATGTTTGCCACAAGAAGCGCCATTTCTTCATTAGGCAACATGAAATCACAAAGAGTTTACTAGTTGGTGTTGGTTGATTTGTGCAGGAATCGATCAACATTTCCCGGGGAAGGTGGAGAGCTCCAGGAGCTTCTCCCATCTCCAACATGGAGAAG includes:
- the LOC133923212 gene encoding WUSCHEL-related homeobox 8-like isoform X2, with the translated sequence MLRCKISLYTHSVCSINYFPFQWELYIPASNLIQNAGMRFSNLYCDPLIVPGGHKITARQRWQPTPMQLQILESIFDQGNGTPSKQRIKEITAELSHHGQISETNVYNWFQNRRARSKRKQAASLPNNAESEAEVDEESLTDKKPKSDRPLHQSKAISGHDADGISEMHHFDTEHDQIGGMMYGSNGNGLRSSGSSGQMPFYENIMSNPRIDQHFPGKVESSRSFSHLQHGEGFDMFG
- the LOC133923212 gene encoding WUSCHEL-related homeobox 8-like isoform X1, producing the protein MEWGDKAGASAAAAADERGGGGEGLGYVKVMTDEQMEVLRKQISIYATICEQLVEMHRALTEHQDSIAGMRFSNLYCDPLIVPGGHKITARQRWQPTPMQLQILESIFDQGNGTPSKQRIKEITAELSHHGQISETNVYNWFQNRRARSKRKQAASLPNNAESEAEVDEESLTDKKPKSDRPLHQSKAISGHDADGISEMHHFDTEHDQIGGMMYGSNGNGLRSSGSSGQMPFYENIMSNPRIDQHFPGKVESSRSFSHLQHGEGFDMFG